ATCGACCCAGGTGAAGAGATCTATGCTGGTCAAATCATTGGCGAGCACATTAAACCAGGCGACCTGGTAGTGCAGATCACGGAGGGTAAGAAACTCACCAACATGCGCGCCAGCGGTAGCGATGCTGCAACCAACATTGCACCTAAAATTCTGCTTACCCTGGAAGAATGTATGGAGTATATTCAACAGGATGAGTGTATTGAGGTAACGCCTAACTTCATTCGTATGCGTAAAACCATACTCAATGAAGAAGAAAGAAAGAAACAGGCGAAGTCGATGAAGGCCGAAGCTTAATAATACTTATATAAGTTTTTAATATAAAGGGAGCTGTCTGCAAAGGCAGCTCCTTTTTTGTTTGAAAGGGAAAATAAAATGTCTATTTTGTCCATCTTATAACCCCTTTGTTCTATGAAGAAACAAACCACCCTGGTCATTGCGCTTACCCTGCTTTTATTAATTTTTCAGTACTTGTTAAGGATCCCCTATCTTAAAAACCTGTTCAGTGGCAGTATTCAATTCCAGGGGAATCCACAATTGATTTTTGATGTTTTCCTTTCCGCTATTTACATGATTGTAGATCTTGTTATAATAGTAACAGGCGCCATAGCACTGGCCCAATCAGATGTACAACAAAAGGAAAGAACATATGCCTGGTTCAGGTACATGTTTGTAATGATGAGCATTTTTTCGTTATTGATAGAGCTGTATTATTTTTATTTATCCGGCAGATATCTCTTCCACGATCTGTTCCATGGCATTGTACGGGTAATCATGTTCCCATGCCAGGCTGCATTGGTTGTATTTCTTATCAGGATCAAACCGGCAGGGGCAGTACCGCGGGTGAATTTGCAGGACTATGATGTGGTTGTATATACCAACAGTACCCACCGGTTTGTGCATTACCTGCTTGATTTTATTTTTATAACTCCCATCTGGCTCAACATAATTCAATTGTTCCTTAATGTGCGTTCGTTTGGGTGGGGAGGTGATTTCGATAAAGCATTTGTGCAGGTGGCTGCACAACTAATGATAGGGGTCGCTTTCTTTTTCTATTACTTTATCTCGGAGGCCATCTTCTGCCAAACGTTTGGAAAAATGGCTACCAGATCATGCGTGGTTACCAATGGCGTTGAGTTTTCCAATGGACGGATGTTTATCAGAACGCTGTCGCGGTTAATTCCTTTTGATAAATTCTCCTTTCTGTTTGGCGCCAACTGGCACGACCGGGCCTCCTCAACTGCCGTAGTATATGTAGATACCTGGGAAAAAACATTTGAAGACAAGGCAAATAGTGACCTGGGCTAGGCCCAGGGGGCGAACAAGTCAATTTTCCCTATATTGCAAAACTTTACTATTACCATGGTTAAAAATTCAATTTCCAGGTACAAAAACCTGCTTCGCCATATAAGCAACTGGACGGGTTACTTTACCCGGAAATTCAAAAAGGAATTCAGTCCAATGGAGTTCACCACCAGGGGTAATCCGATCCGCTTCCTGGTGCCCTCCACCGGCCTTTACCTCGTCTTCAAAGAGATCTTCATTACCGACTTCTACGATATTGATAACCTGGTAAAACAGCTGCCGGCAAGACCGCTTATTATCGATATAGGCGCCAATGCCGGGTATTTTAATATGATGCTGTTTTCAAAGATCAAAGACGCAACCGTATATGCGTACGAACCTATCCCCGTGAACTATGAATTATTCAAAAAGAATATTTCATTCAACCCCGGTCTCGAAAAACAGATCCATCTGTTCAATAAAGCTGTAACCGGAACGCCTGTTGAAAGTGTGGAATTGTTTATGGAGCACTCTGCTGAGAACTCTGTCATTGCTTCTATTTATTCTGATTTCGATCAACAGAACAAATACAGCCTTAAGGTGCCTGCCATTTCACTGGAAGAAATTATTAAAAGCAATGGCTTCAACCGAATCGATCTGTTGAAGGTTGATTGCGAAGGAAGTGAATACCCTATCATCTATGAAACTTCTGCCGCCACCTGGTCGAAGGTTGACAGATTGACGATTGAAGTGCACAACCTGGATAATGACAAGAGAAATCATAACCACCTCGGTGAATTTTTAAAGCAACAGGGTTTTAATGTAGAGTCGCAATTTGTACATGCCAATTGTTATGTACTGGATGCTGTTCGTAAATAAAGCGTTATTATTTTAGTAAATGAATCGTATCACTATCGATTGTGTCTCAGCAAGGAATAAGGTTTCGGGATTATACCAGGTTTGTATGAACCTGGGCAACGCTTTATTGCAACAGGCCGATCCCGCACGGGAAGCCTTTACATTTTTCGTGCACAAAAAGCTGCCCGACCTTTTTGGACCTAACCAGCGATACATTATTCAAAAAGAAACGCATCGTTTTTTTCAGGGTGCATTGCAGGATTGTGATGTTTGGCACAGCACCATCCAGGATGCAAAGATAAAACCCCGCAATCGCAGAATAAAAGTGGTGCTGACCATTCACGATCTTAACTTCCTTATTCAGCGAAAAGACGAACCTTTTAAAATAAAGAAATACCTGGGCCGCGTACAGGCCAACATCAACCGCGCCGATCATATTGTTTGTATTTCTGAATTTACCCGGCAAACTGTGTTGCAGAACCTGAAGACCTACGGCAAGCCGGTTGATCTTATTTACAACGGTTCTACCATTAAAGAATTTCCCGGTTACGATACACCGGTATACCGGCCTTTCCGTCCCTTCATCTTTGGCCTGGGCGCCCTGGTGCCTAAAAAGAACTTCCATGTATTGCCCTGCCTGTTACAGCATAATGAGTACGAACTGGTTGTTGCCGGCACCCGCCACGAAGAATATGTTGCCCAGATAATGAAGGAAGCTGCCTTATATGGCGTAGCCGACCGGGTTCATTTAACCGGCGAGATCTCCGAAAAAGATAAGTACTGGTATTATAAGAACTGTACGGCCTTTGCTTTTCCATCACTGGCCGAAGGCTTTGGTTTACCATTGATAGAGGCTATGTATTTCGGCAAACCGGCATTCATTGCCGCCAACACCAGCCTGCCTGAAATTGGCGGTGACCTGGCCTATAGCTTTAACCACTTTGATCCACAGTACATGCAGTCTGTATTTGAAAAAGGGATGCTTCATTATGAACAAACAAAACCAATGCAGGTTATCAGGGAACGGGCATTGAGGTTTAGCTGGGATCAGGCCGCCATTGACTATTTATCTATTTACCGGCATTTAAACAAGCACTAATGACACCTTTATCCGTTGTTATCATCACCTATAATGAAGAGAAAAATATTGGCCGCTGCCTGGAAAGCGTAAGGGAAGTAGCCGACGAAATAATTGTGGTGGATTCGCTTTCTACCGATAACACTAAAGCCATTTGTGCCTCTTATAATGTAAAGTTCATCGAACAGCGGTTCCTGGGTTATATTGAACAAAAGAACTTTGCGCTTGACAGTGCTACCCATGAATATGCCTTATCGCTCGATGCGGATGAATGCCTTACTGATGAATTGAAGAAGAGCATCCTTGCCGAAAAGCAAAAGGGCCTTACGTTCGACTGTTACAGAATGAACCG
The Niastella koreensis GR20-10 genome window above contains:
- a CDS encoding RDD family protein, which produces MKKQTTLVIALTLLLLIFQYLLRIPYLKNLFSGSIQFQGNPQLIFDVFLSAIYMIVDLVIIVTGAIALAQSDVQQKERTYAWFRYMFVMMSIFSLLIELYYFYLSGRYLFHDLFHGIVRVIMFPCQAALVVFLIRIKPAGAVPRVNLQDYDVVVYTNSTHRFVHYLLDFIFITPIWLNIIQLFLNVRSFGWGGDFDKAFVQVAAQLMIGVAFFFYYFISEAIFCQTFGKMATRSCVVTNGVEFSNGRMFIRTLSRLIPFDKFSFLFGANWHDRASSTAVVYVDTWEKTFEDKANSDLG
- a CDS encoding FkbM family methyltransferase codes for the protein MVKNSISRYKNLLRHISNWTGYFTRKFKKEFSPMEFTTRGNPIRFLVPSTGLYLVFKEIFITDFYDIDNLVKQLPARPLIIDIGANAGYFNMMLFSKIKDATVYAYEPIPVNYELFKKNISFNPGLEKQIHLFNKAVTGTPVESVELFMEHSAENSVIASIYSDFDQQNKYSLKVPAISLEEIIKSNGFNRIDLLKVDCEGSEYPIIYETSAATWSKVDRLTIEVHNLDNDKRNHNHLGEFLKQQGFNVESQFVHANCYVLDAVRK
- a CDS encoding glycosyltransferase family 4 protein — translated: MNLGNALLQQADPAREAFTFFVHKKLPDLFGPNQRYIIQKETHRFFQGALQDCDVWHSTIQDAKIKPRNRRIKVVLTIHDLNFLIQRKDEPFKIKKYLGRVQANINRADHIVCISEFTRQTVLQNLKTYGKPVDLIYNGSTIKEFPGYDTPVYRPFRPFIFGLGALVPKKNFHVLPCLLQHNEYELVVAGTRHEEYVAQIMKEAALYGVADRVHLTGEISEKDKYWYYKNCTAFAFPSLAEGFGLPLIEAMYFGKPAFIAANTSLPEIGGDLAYSFNHFDPQYMQSVFEKGMLHYEQTKPMQVIRERALRFSWDQAAIDYLSIYRHLNKH